One genomic region from Curtobacterium sp. 9128 encodes:
- the trxA gene encoding thioredoxin produces MSNAKAVTDATFSDEVLKSDKTILVDFWAEWCGPCRAVSPILDQIAEEHAGKIEIVKLNVDDNPQSAMNYQITSIPAMKVFKGGEVVKTVIGAKPKPALEADLAEFLA; encoded by the coding sequence ATGTCCAACGCCAAGGCAGTCACCGACGCCACCTTCTCGGACGAGGTCCTCAAGTCCGACAAGACGATCCTCGTCGACTTCTGGGCCGAGTGGTGTGGCCCGTGCCGCGCCGTCTCGCCGATCCTCGACCAGATCGCCGAGGAGCACGCCGGCAAGATCGAGATCGTCAAGCTCAACGTCGACGACAACCCCCAGTCGGCCATGAACTACCAGATCACGTCGATCCCGGCGATGAAGGTGTTCAAGGGCGGCGAGGTCGTGAAGACCGTCATCGGCGCCAAGCCGAAGCCGGCGCTCGAGGCCGACCTCGCGGAGTTCCTCGCGTAG
- a CDS encoding DUF6049 family protein: MHILRTSLAAAASALVALGLVVTPAAVTAAQATTAPTAKTHLAHPAATDAGKATIDIVPADRGVLQPDQDLRLSLTVTNDTDSDLPAGSAELDIFRQYAGTRDVLSDWLADTSTTGYLGAPMDSVDVPEVPAHRSVTLDDVTIVSGNVALGGYSSFGARRIAADYTAGSTSAVARSAITWYPDYEQTPVGVSVAMPITMPANPDGLISGKDLASATSVDGTLTQQLNAAQDHNVALGIDPRIIASIRILGENAPSSATAWLQRLERMRNETFALSYADADVTGLRQAGSSGILAPISLDQSIDPDDFPGASTPTPTPTATPGSTGTPTPSATPDSNPTNDPAAGEADAGTTLPTTASLLDFPYSMSAISWPAEGTVATDDIDALADAGTKSTILSSGNTSAGANTSLSASEKIGDDQVLVSDGGMSKLLRDAATATTQREWSSAMSKLTATLATVSRQGGTNGPVLLTLGRDWPTDSSRLSQALDALERTAWVSPADLSTAAATTPGSLTLTSSPNSDARLDQLRRLVQSERNLTDFASAIENPADLTAPARLETLAAASNAFRADDEAFTKAVDTRVTQSAKTVSSVGILDGSSITLLGDRSSLPISIRNRSEFPVTVFLTVQPSNSFLRIEKNAVKVTVQPDSSSRVTFPVQSVANGKVELTMSLTSATGVRIADPATVEINVQAQWETFITAAAAIAVIAIFGLGIYRNVRRRLRRRRNGEPEEVEEDPNRPLEVQPPAPGETQPGGPSDAATSAAAVPMAGSMAGSTATLTDRDRDPDPEEPTISATQPQPAVDAEPVAERSLGRASAMLAAGTMVSRILGFAKTFVLAYAIGQNKSVSANAFAVANQLPNNIYALIAGGLLSAVLIPQIVRSMKNNADGGQGYVNKIVTLGGSVFVLITIVATVLAPLLVRFYTSDTVNSDPAAVDLAVAFAFWCLPQILFYAMYSLLGEVLNAKQFFGPFTWAPLLNNVIAIAGLVVFIALFGHGNTNPGEWTPVKIAVLAGSASLGVFAQAAFLPLFWRRAGMTFRPDFRWRGVGLKATGTAAGWLFAMILVTQAAGLVQSQVAWAGQDAGPGNAVLGNAWLIFMLPHSIITVSVATAYFTRMTHDAERGDLAAVRRNLSLSLRIIGLFTVFATVALIVVAVPFGRLYEGTFDSALQVGAVLIAYMPGLVLFSMLFVIQRVFWAMHDHRTPFLMQLVQSVLFVIGALAASTLSTSVIGIGVAAATTIAGSAQTIVALVVVRRRLGNIEGRVITRSHVQFIIAALIAGAAGLVTANFFGAFSADGFAMSDRTGALITIALTGAVMTAVYFVALVVAKNGEIRGAVDILKARLGR; encoded by the coding sequence ATGCACATTCTCCGCACCTCGCTCGCCGCCGCCGCGTCCGCCCTGGTCGCCCTCGGCCTCGTCGTCACGCCCGCCGCGGTGACCGCCGCACAGGCGACGACCGCCCCCACGGCGAAGACCCACCTGGCGCACCCGGCCGCCACCGACGCGGGCAAGGCGACGATCGACATCGTCCCCGCCGACCGGGGCGTGCTGCAGCCCGACCAGGACCTCAGGCTCTCGCTGACGGTGACCAACGACACCGACTCCGACCTGCCGGCCGGCAGTGCAGAGCTCGACATCTTCCGGCAGTACGCGGGCACGCGAGACGTGCTCAGCGACTGGCTCGCTGACACCAGCACGACCGGTTACCTCGGCGCCCCGATGGACTCCGTCGACGTGCCGGAGGTCCCCGCGCACCGCTCGGTCACCCTGGACGACGTCACGATCGTCTCCGGCAACGTCGCGCTCGGCGGGTACTCCTCCTTCGGTGCCAGGCGCATCGCAGCCGACTACACGGCGGGTTCCACGAGCGCCGTCGCCCGCTCCGCGATCACCTGGTACCCGGACTACGAACAGACCCCCGTCGGAGTCTCGGTCGCGATGCCGATCACGATGCCCGCGAACCCCGACGGCCTGATCTCCGGCAAGGACCTCGCGAGTGCCACCAGCGTCGACGGCACGCTCACCCAGCAGCTGAACGCCGCGCAGGACCACAACGTCGCGCTCGGCATCGACCCGAGGATCATCGCGTCGATCCGGATCCTCGGCGAGAACGCCCCGTCGTCCGCGACAGCGTGGCTGCAGCGACTCGAGCGGATGCGCAACGAGACCTTCGCGCTCTCCTACGCGGACGCCGACGTCACGGGCCTCCGTCAGGCGGGCTCCTCCGGCATCCTCGCCCCGATCTCGCTCGACCAGTCGATCGACCCAGACGACTTCCCCGGCGCCAGCACCCCGACCCCGACGCCGACCGCGACGCCGGGCAGCACCGGGACCCCGACCCCGAGCGCCACCCCCGACTCGAACCCCACGAACGACCCCGCCGCGGGCGAAGCGGACGCCGGGACGACCCTGCCGACCACCGCGTCCCTCCTCGACTTCCCGTACTCGATGTCGGCGATCTCGTGGCCGGCGGAGGGCACCGTCGCCACCGACGACATCGACGCGCTCGCGGACGCCGGTACCAAGTCGACGATCCTCTCGAGCGGGAACACCTCCGCCGGCGCGAACACGTCCCTGAGCGCCTCCGAGAAGATCGGCGACGACCAGGTCCTCGTGTCCGACGGCGGCATGTCGAAGCTGCTCCGCGACGCCGCCACCGCGACCACGCAGCGCGAGTGGTCGAGTGCCATGAGCAAGCTCACCGCGACACTCGCCACCGTGTCACGCCAGGGCGGCACGAACGGACCGGTCCTGCTCACGCTCGGCCGCGACTGGCCGACGGACTCCAGCCGCCTGAGCCAGGCGCTCGACGCCCTCGAGCGCACCGCGTGGGTCTCGCCGGCCGACCTGTCCACGGCCGCCGCGACGACCCCCGGGTCCCTGACGCTCACGAGTTCCCCGAACAGCGACGCCCGTCTCGATCAGCTCCGCCGGCTCGTGCAGTCCGAACGGAACCTGACGGACTTCGCGTCCGCGATCGAGAACCCCGCAGACCTGACCGCTCCGGCGCGACTCGAGACCCTCGCAGCGGCGTCCAACGCGTTCCGCGCGGACGACGAGGCGTTCACCAAGGCCGTCGACACCCGCGTGACGCAGTCCGCCAAGACGGTCTCCAGCGTCGGGATCCTCGACGGCAGCAGCATCACCCTGCTCGGCGACCGGTCGTCCCTGCCGATCTCCATCCGGAACCGTTCCGAGTTCCCGGTCACGGTGTTCCTCACCGTCCAGCCCTCGAACTCGTTCCTGCGCATCGAGAAGAACGCGGTCAAGGTCACCGTGCAGCCGGACTCGTCCAGTCGCGTGACGTTCCCCGTCCAGTCCGTCGCCAACGGCAAGGTCGAGCTCACGATGTCGCTCACCAGCGCCACCGGCGTCCGCATCGCCGATCCCGCCACCGTCGAGATCAACGTGCAGGCGCAGTGGGAGACGTTCATCACGGCGGCAGCCGCGATCGCCGTCATCGCGATCTTCGGCCTCGGGATCTACCGCAACGTCCGTCGCCGGCTGCGCCGACGCCGGAACGGGGAGCCGGAAGAGGTCGAGGAGGACCCGAACCGTCCGCTCGAGGTGCAGCCGCCGGCACCGGGGGAGACCCAGCCAGGAGGCCCGTCCGACGCGGCCACGTCCGCTGCGGCCGTGCCCATGGCTGGTTCCATGGCCGGTTCCACCGCCACGCTCACCGACCGCGACCGCGACCCCGACCCCGAGGAGCCGACCATCAGCGCCACCCAGCCCCAGCCCGCCGTCGACGCCGAGCCGGTCGCGGAGCGGAGCCTCGGGCGGGCGAGCGCCATGCTCGCGGCAGGGACGATGGTGTCGCGCATCCTGGGGTTCGCGAAGACGTTCGTGCTCGCCTACGCGATCGGGCAGAACAAGAGCGTCTCCGCCAATGCGTTCGCGGTCGCGAACCAGCTCCCGAACAACATCTACGCGCTCATCGCCGGCGGCCTGCTGTCGGCCGTGCTCATCCCGCAGATCGTCCGGTCGATGAAGAACAACGCCGACGGCGGCCAGGGGTACGTCAACAAGATCGTGACCCTCGGTGGCTCGGTGTTCGTCCTGATCACGATCGTCGCGACCGTGCTGGCACCGCTCCTGGTGCGCTTCTACACGAGCGACACGGTCAACTCGGACCCCGCCGCCGTCGACCTCGCCGTCGCGTTCGCGTTCTGGTGCCTGCCGCAGATCCTCTTCTACGCGATGTACTCCCTGCTCGGCGAGGTGCTCAACGCGAAACAGTTCTTCGGGCCGTTCACCTGGGCGCCGCTGCTGAACAACGTCATCGCGATCGCCGGCCTGGTCGTCTTCATCGCCCTGTTCGGGCACGGCAACACGAACCCCGGCGAGTGGACACCGGTGAAGATCGCCGTCCTCGCCGGCAGTGCTTCACTCGGCGTCTTCGCGCAGGCCGCGTTCCTCCCCTTGTTCTGGCGCCGCGCCGGGATGACCTTCCGCCCGGACTTCCGCTGGCGCGGCGTCGGCCTCAAGGCGACCGGCACCGCGGCCGGCTGGCTCTTCGCGATGATCCTGGTCACGCAGGCGGCCGGTCTCGTGCAGTCGCAGGTGGCGTGGGCGGGTCAGGACGCCGGGCCGGGCAACGCGGTCCTCGGCAACGCGTGGCTCATCTTCATGCTCCCGCACTCGATCATCACCGTCTCCGTCGCCACGGCCTACTTCACCAGGATGACCCACGACGCCGAGCGGGGGGACCTCGCAGCAGTCCGTCGGAACCTGTCGCTCTCGTTGCGGATCATCGGGCTCTTCACCGTGTTCGCGACCGTGGCGCTCATCGTCGTCGCCGTGCCGTTCGGCCGACTCTACGAGGGCACGTTCGACAGTGCACTCCAGGTGGGTGCCGTCCTCATCGCGTACATGCCGGGGCTCGTGCTGTTCAGCATGCTGTTCGTGATCCAGCGCGTGTTCTGGGCGATGCACGACCACCGGACCCCGTTCCTCATGCAGCTCGTGCAGTCGGTGCTCTTCGTCATCGGAGCCCTCGCGGCGTCCACCCTGTCGACGTCGGTCATCGGCATCGGTGTCGCGGCCGCGACCACCATCGCGGGATCTGCACAGACGATCGTCGCACTCGTGGTCGTCCGTCGCCGGCTCGGGAACATCGAGGGTCGGGTGATCACCCGCTCGCACGTCCAGTTCATCATCGCCGCACTGATCGCCGGTGCTGCCGGTCTGGTGACGGCGAACTTCTTTGGAGCGTTCTCCGCCGATGGCTTCGCGATGTCGGACCGCACGGGCGCGCTGATCACGATCGCGTTGACGGGCGCCGTGATGACAGCGGTGTACTTCGTCGCACTCGTCGTCGCGAAGAACGGCGAGATCCGCGGCGCCGTGGACATCCTGAAGGCCCGCCTGGGTCGCTGA
- the trxB gene encoding thioredoxin-disulfide reductase, with amino-acid sequence MRQLIIIGSGPAGFTAGIYAARAQLEPLIVASSVETGGELTKTTEVENFPGFPEGIQGPDLMIKMQEQAEKFGAEVLYDDAVSVELTGDVKKVTVGSGETYEALAVIYATGSAYRQLGLADEERLSGHGVSWCATCDGFFFRQKNIAVVGGGDSAMEEATFLTRFADKVTVIHRKDTLRASKIMQDRAMNDPKIEFAWNKEVVGITGASSVEGVTLKDTVDGTESELALDGLFIAIGNDPRVHLVHKQLELAPEGTIAVEGRTSKAVGVPGVFVAGDVLDHTYRQAITAAGSGAVAALDAEKYLADLEDSLTDQAEGETPVEPVTVSA; translated from the coding sequence ATGCGCCAGCTCATCATCATCGGTTCCGGCCCGGCCGGGTTCACCGCCGGCATCTACGCCGCACGCGCCCAGCTCGAGCCACTCATCGTCGCATCGAGCGTCGAGACGGGTGGCGAGCTCACGAAGACGACCGAGGTCGAGAACTTCCCGGGCTTCCCCGAGGGCATCCAGGGTCCCGACCTCATGATCAAGATGCAGGAACAGGCCGAGAAGTTCGGCGCAGAGGTCCTGTACGACGACGCCGTCTCCGTCGAGCTCACGGGCGACGTCAAGAAGGTCACCGTCGGCTCCGGCGAGACGTACGAGGCCCTCGCGGTCATCTACGCGACCGGCTCGGCGTACCGTCAGCTCGGCCTCGCCGACGAGGAGCGCCTGTCCGGCCACGGTGTCTCGTGGTGCGCGACCTGCGACGGCTTCTTCTTCCGACAGAAGAACATCGCCGTCGTCGGCGGTGGCGACTCCGCGATGGAAGAAGCGACGTTCCTGACGCGCTTCGCCGACAAGGTCACGGTCATCCACCGCAAGGACACCCTGCGCGCGTCGAAGATCATGCAGGACCGCGCGATGAACGACCCGAAGATCGAGTTCGCGTGGAACAAGGAGGTCGTCGGGATCACCGGTGCCTCTTCGGTCGAGGGCGTCACGCTGAAGGACACCGTCGACGGCACCGAGAGCGAGCTCGCGCTCGACGGCCTGTTCATCGCGATCGGCAACGACCCGCGGGTGCACCTCGTCCACAAGCAGCTCGAACTGGCGCCGGAGGGCACCATCGCCGTCGAGGGTCGCACCTCGAAGGCCGTGGGCGTCCCCGGGGTGTTCGTGGCGGGCGACGTGCTCGACCACACCTACCGGCAGGCCATCACCGCCGCCGGCTCGGGTGCCGTCGCAGCGCTCGACGCCGAGAAGTACCTCGCCGACCTCGAGGACTCGCTGACGGACCAGGCCGAGGGTGAGACCCCGGTCGAGCCCGTGACCGTCTCCGCCTAG